In Tripterygium wilfordii isolate XIE 37 chromosome 15, ASM1340144v1, whole genome shotgun sequence, one DNA window encodes the following:
- the LOC120016358 gene encoding peptidyl-tRNA hydrolase 2, mitochondrial: MVWTWLSTIIVGAGCLALGYCIGTRHPAYTFLSTRIGKDIEVSGKKKNKLREPLEIEILADILEDFKMVLVVRNDLKMGKGKIAAQCSHATLGLYKKILYRAPKALNRWEMSAQPKVVVKIESEEEMLALQDRAKSLKLPTHITIDAGRTQIAPNSRTVMAILGPVEVVDDVTGGLKLL, from the exons ATGGTCTGGACATGGCTAAGCACCATCATAGTCGGGGCAGGCTGCCTTGCTTTGGGATATTGCATCGGAACACGTCATCCTGCTTATACTTTTCTCTCAACAAGAATAGGTAAGGACATTGAAGTTTCtgggaagaaaaagaataagctTAGAGAACCCCTTGAGATCGAAATTCTGGCTGACATTCTTGAAGATTTCAAAATG GTTTTAGTTGTTAGAAATGATCTTAAGATGGGTAAGGGGAAAATTGCTGCTCAGTGCAG TCATGCAACTTTAGGTCTCTATAAGAAGATACTTTATCGGGCTCCAAAAGCATTAAACAG GTGGGAGATGTCTGCTCAACCAAAGGTGGTTGTGAAAATTGAAAGTGAGGAGGAAATGCTGGCTCTACAA GATAGAGCGAAATCACTTAAATTACCAACTCATATCACAATTGATGCTGGGAGAACACAGATAGCACCAA ATTCAAGGACGGTCATGGCGATTCTTG GACCTGTTGAAGTGGTTGATGATGTAACAGGTGGACTTAAGCTTTTGTAG